The Acanthochromis polyacanthus isolate Apoly-LR-REF ecotype Palm Island chromosome 5, KAUST_Apoly_ChrSc, whole genome shotgun sequence genome includes a window with the following:
- the LOC127533923 gene encoding sex-determining region Y protein-like: MHNRHRYTTDTQIHNRHTTDTQQIHRHTTDTQQIHKKYTTDTQQIHRHTTDTQQIHRHTTDTQQIHKKYTTDTQQMHNRHTDTQQIHRYTTDTQQTHNRYTDTQQTHNRYIRNTQQTHNKYTTDTQQIHNKQQIHNRHTTDTQQIHRHTTDTQQTHNRYTDTQQIHNKYTTDTQQTHNRYTTDTRQIHKRYTTDT, from the coding sequence atgcacaacagacacagatacacaacagatacacagatacacaacagacacacaacagacacacaacagatacacagacacacaacagacacacaacagatacataagaaatacacaacagacacacaacagatacacagacacacaacagacacacaacagatacacagacacacaacagacacacaacagatacataagaaatacacaacagacacacaacagatgcacaacagacacacagatacacaacagatacacagatacacaacagacacacaacagacacacaacagatacacagacacacaacagacacacaacagatacataagaaatacacaacagacacacaacaaatacacaacagacacacaacagatacacaacaaacaacagatacacaacagacacacaacagatacacaacagatacacagacacacaacagatacacaacagacacacaacagatacacagacacacaacagatacacaacaaatacacaacagacacacaacagacacacaacagatacacaacagacacacgacAGATACACAAAAGATACACAACAGATACATAa